A portion of the Halobacillus ihumii genome contains these proteins:
- a CDS encoding DUF2935 domain-containing protein, which translates to MQYYYGNQMPLRVLDEAEFWKHQEEEHTVVIRELVPNLEQQYVQDLKEWEKEFAKTHQRVVRYIETVNRSNGQVSQELYQDILQLVSYCLEQSDQFINFCRQLMEQSEPISSNPTAKVVLNHIIVESEYFIGVAQTILYQSKL; encoded by the coding sequence ATGCAATATTATTATGGAAATCAGATGCCATTGCGTGTCCTTGATGAGGCGGAGTTTTGGAAACATCAGGAAGAAGAACATACGGTTGTAATTAGAGAACTTGTTCCCAATCTGGAACAACAATATGTTCAGGACTTAAAGGAATGGGAAAAAGAGTTTGCCAAGACACATCAACGAGTCGTCAGGTATATTGAAACCGTAAACCGTTCAAATGGACAAGTTTCTCAAGAGCTATACCAGGATATTTTGCAGCTCGTTTCCTATTGCTTGGAGCAGAGTGATCAATTTATTAACTTTTGCCGTCAACTTATGGAACAAAGTGAACCGATCAGCAGCAATCCAACTGCCAAAGTTGTGTTGAACCATATTATTGTTGAATCAGAATATTTTATTGGAGTGGCCCAAACGATTTTATATCAGTCGAAGCTTTGA